The genomic DNA GCGGGAGCAGTTCGTGCTCCACGATGCGCAGGTTTTCCGGTCCGCCCCGGCGGACGACATCCACACGTCGATAGATCATCCCGTTGTCCTTCCCGTCCCGGATTCATCCGCAGCGTTGCTGCGGATCCCGTTCCAGAATATTTCGAACCCCGAACGGATGTATTCTTCCCGCTTCGCCGGGCTCGTTCCCGGCCCGATCAGGCTCATCACGCCAACGATCTGTTGATACAGCATCCCCCCGACCAGCTCGATCGGATACGGCTTGATTTGCCGCTCCTGCAATCCCTGTTGCACCGCCGCGAAGTAGTATCGGAAGTACCCTTCGCTCTCGCGGACGGCTTTTTCGCCTATGGTGCGCGTATCCCGGACCTGCCGGGCATAGCTGTATGCCTCCGGATGATCCAGAAACCAGCGCAGCGAACCTTCCCAGATGGTCCAGAAAGAATCCCGAGTCGAAAGCGCGGGGCTCAGCAAGCCGTTGATGTGCTCCGATTGCTCCCGGGCGACACGCAGGATCAGCGCATCGATCAAATCCTGTTTGGTCGGGAAATAAAGGAACAATGTGCCGGCCGCGCTCCCGGCCTCCCGGGCGATCTCGGCGGTCGATGTGCGGGCGACGCCTTTTTCGACGAAAAGCTTCAATGCGGCATCCAGGAACTCGGTTCTTCGCTCCGGCTTCAGGCTGCGGGCCATTTCTTCTCCAGTATATATTGACTGACTACTCACTCATTTTAGCATAAAGAAACAGG from Anaerolineales bacterium includes the following:
- a CDS encoding TetR/AcrR family transcriptional regulator → MARSLKPERRTEFLDAALKLFVEKGVARTSTAEIAREAGSAAGTLFLYFPTKQDLIDALILRVAREQSEHINGLLSPALSTRDSFWTIWEGSLRWFLDHPEAYSYARQVRDTRTIGEKAVRESEGYFRYYFAAVQQGLQERQIKPYPIELVGGMLYQQIVGVMSLIGPGTSPAKREEYIRSGFEIFWNGIRSNAADESGTGRTTG